GCAACGGCAACAGAATCTAGATATGCTTTCATTACTGGTGGGAAAGAGAAATTCCATAATGGTGTAACGAAAACATATTTATCAGCAGCGATAAATTGGTCGCTTAATTCATTTAGACGACTGACTTTTGCTTTCTCTTCCGCTGAAAGCTCGTCAAAGGCTTGTCCAGAACGAAGTTTTCCCCAACCACTAAATACATCTGCATCGATATGTGGAATATTTTCACTATATAAATCCACGTGAACGACCTCGTCATTCGGGTTATTTTCTTTGTAACTATCAATGAATGCTTTCCCAACTGCCATACTATACGATTGTGATTCATCATGTGGATGTGCAGTAATATATAAAACTTGTGCCATTTTAATCACCTTTCTCATTGTGTAATTTCTAGTATAGTTTGAATCAAAATCTTAAAAAATACTCAACCGTAAGTACTTTAATTTAAGATATCTTTAATTCAGAGTAATTTTACATAAGAAATGAACCACATTCAAATAATCTGCTCCAAAAAATAAGGCTCTGTTAAACTTGCCTGTTGATTTCCGCTCCAGACGCGAGCGGTTCGTGGGTGTTTCGGCGAGCCTCCTTGATGCAAGCGTCTGCGGGGTCTCCCCTGAACCATAATCCCACAGGAGTCTTCGCGTCTTCCGCTCCAATCAACAGGGTGTAAAAATTAACATTGTTCTTTAACACATTCAAAAATAAAAAAGGATCTGCCCTAAGACAAATCCAACCAAAGTAATTTACTTATTCGTTTGTGTTTAGTGAGTAAGGATTTTGACCAATATTCACTCTCATTTCATCAGTCATCTGGAAAGGTTCATTAACTACCGCCTCTGCTTGGCCAAGGTGTGAACTTCCATCATAATGTACAGGCTTTTGTTCCAATTTCCCTTTCACCTCCACTGATTTTTTACAGGTATCATATGTATATTTCTACCTATCCTCTAACCTTATACACCATTTCTTAATACCCACTAACCGAAGGTGAATAAAATATAAGAACAGGTCTTTATAACTATAATTATACTCCATTTGTCACATAAAAAACATATAATTTTTTGAAAATATCCATATTTTTTACTATTAAAATGTAAAAAAGAGACTGACTATGTAAGTCAGCCTCTTTAAACTATCTTATTTTACTTAATAGCAGCATTAACTGCTTCAATAACTTGGTCAGTTGTTTGCATATTAAGAACTTCTTGTGCCAATTTCTCCATGTCTGACTTCTTTAAGTTTCTGATTAAAGAACGAGCCTTTAGAATAGAAGTTGCACTCATAGAGAACTCATCAAGTCCTAATCCTAACAGAACAGGAATTGCTGTTTCATCTCCAGCCATCTCTCCGCACATACCTGCCCATTTGCCTTCAGCATGTGCAGCATCAATAACCATTTTCACCAATCTTAGAATAGATGGGCTATATGGCTGATAAAGGTAAGACACACGTTGATTCATACGATCTGCAGCCATTGTATACTGAATCAAATCGTTTGTACCAATGCTAAAGAAATCAACTTCTTTAGCAAATTGATCTGCTAAAACTGCTGTAGATGGAATCTCTACCATAATTCCCAATTCAATATGGTCAGCTACAGTTTGATTTTCAGCAAGGAGCTTTTGCTTCTCTTCTTCAAGGATAGCTTTAGCTGCTCTGAATTCATCTAACGTTGCAATCATAGGGAACATGATTTTTAAGTTACCATAGCTACTAGCACGCAATAAAGCGCGGAGTTGAGTACGGAAAATATCCTGTTCCTCAAGACATAAACGGATTGCACGGAAACCAAGGAATGGATTTAATTCCTTTGGTAGCTCAAGATATGGAAGTTCTTTATCTCCACCAATATCAAGAGTACGTACAACAACAGGTTTTCCACCCATTCCTTCAAGGACAGCCTTATATGCTTCAAATTGCTCTTCCTCTGTTGGAAGCTGGTCTCTTCCCATATAAAGAAACTCAGTTCTGTAAAGGCCTACACCTTCGCCACCATTTTCAACTACTCCCTTTAGATCATTTGGAGTTCCAATGTTGGCAGCTAATTCTACGTGGTGATCGTCAGCAGAAACGGTAGGTTCGTTAACAAGCTTCGCCCATTCTGCTTTTTGTACTTCATATTCCTCGTAAACCTTACGATATTGCTCAACAAGTTCTGGTGTTGGGTTAATATGAACCTCACCTTTTAGTCCGTCAACAATTACTAGGTCACCATTGTTAATTCCCTCTGTAGCAGTCTTTGTACCGACAACGGCAGGGATTTCCATTGAACGAGCCATAATAGCTGAATGAGAGGTACGTCCGCCAATATTAGTTGTAAAACCTTTTACAAATTGTCTATTCAATTGAGCTGTATCTGAAGGGGTTAAGTCTTCAGCTACAATGATTACTTCTTCAGCAATCATGCTTGGATTGACAACTTGTACACCTAATAAATGCGAAAGCACACGCTTAGTCACATCACGAATATCTGCTGCACGTTCTTTCATATATTCATTATCCATTTGTTCAAACATCATAATGAACATATCAGCTGTTTCTTTTAAGGCTACTTCAGCATTTACATTCTCAGACTTAATTTTATCTTCAATTGGTGAATTTAACTCTGGGTCACTTAATACAAGAAGATGCGCTTCAAAAATGGCAGCTTTATCTGCACCAAGATCGACCTTGGCACGGTCACGAATAGCTTCTAGTTCACTTTTCGATTGTGCCATTGCCTGGCGGAAACGTTCAACCTCTGCAGTAGAATCATCAACTGTCACTTTTTCAAAAGATAAATCTGGCTCAACAAGACGGTATGCCTTTGCAATAGCAATACCGTTTGATGCAGCAATCCCATGTAAAAACGTCATTATTCTGCCAAACCTTCTTTTTTCAATGTTTCTGCCAAGCTATTTAGAGCATCATCCGCATCGTTACCTTCTGCAGAGATCACAATATCAGCTCCTTGGCCAACACCTAAAGACATAACACCCATGATAGATTTTAAGTTAACTTTTTTACCTTTATATTCTAATGTGATTTCAGAATCAAATCTGCTAGCTGTTTGCACTAATAAAGTTGCTGGTCTTGCGTGTATTCCTGTTTCTGCGATTACTTTAAATTGCTTTTCTGCCATGCTAAATCAAACTCCTTTAAATTAAATAAATTTAATCTGACTTAATAAAAATAAACATTTCTTCTTGTTTAGTCAACTAAATCTGTAAAAGACTAAAGAATTAAAATCAATCCTTTTCCGCTTAATTTTTCCAAACTTGTAAGCATTCATGTATTGATTTTAGACCTAGTCATAAATGTTTTCTTGTATACAAGTGCTAGAATAGCATTTTAATCATTTGTTAACAACTGAAAAACTCAAAAATCAATATTGTTCACAAATCTGTCAAAAACCGCCAAAAACATTCAGTAACATTACATAAAAGAAGTTGATCCACTTATCTTGAATCAACCTCTTTTTGAAAAGGCAATGTTAAACTTGCCTGTTGATTTCCGCTCCAGGCGCGAGCGGTTTGTGGGTGTTTCGGCGAAACACGCCTGCGGGGTCTCCCCAGAACCATACTCCCACAGGAGTCTTCGCGCCTTCAGCTCCAATCAACAGAAGGTAAAAATCACCACTGTTCTTTAACAGAGCCTATGAAAAAACTATTATTTAAATGCTATAGCGGCGTTCACTGCCTTTTTCCAACCTTCGTATAGGCTATTACGTTTTTCATCTGTCATTTTGGGATTGAATTGTCTTTCTATTGCCCATTGTTTGGCTATTTCCTCTTGATCTTTCCAAAAACCAACTGCAAGCCCCGCTAAGTATGCTGCTCCAAGTGCGGTAGTTTCATTGATAATAGGTCTCTCCACCGGAACGTTTAAGATATCACCTTGGAAAGACATTAAAAAGTTATTTTTCACAGCACCGCCATCAACACGGAGCGTCTTTAATTCAATACCTGAATCCGCTTCCATTGCAGATAAAACATCTTTTGTTTGATAGGCTAAGGATTCAAGTGTGGCTCGGACAAAATGTTCTTTAGAAGTCCCACGAGTTAATCCAAACACGGCTCCACGAACATCACTATCCCAATAGGGAGTGCCCAGACCTACAAATGCTGGTACAACATATACACCTGCTGTGGAATCTACTTTTCCAGCATAGTCCTCGCTGTCCTTAGCATTTTTTAATATTCTTAAACCATCACGTAGCCACTGAATGGCTGAGCCCGCAACAAAGATACTGCCCTCAAGCGCGTATTGAACTTTACCATTTAATCCCCATGCTATCGTTGTTAGTAATCCATGTTCGGACTGAACCGCTTTTTCTCCCGTATTCATTAACATGAAGCAGCCGGTTCCATAGGTGTTTTTAGCCATCCCTTTTTCAAAACATGCCTGCCCGAAGAGTGCTGCCTGTTGATCACCAGCAACCCCAGCAATAGGGATTTCTTTTCCAAAGAAATGATAATCCACTGTATTAGCATACACTTCGGAAGATGGGCGGACCTCAGGCAGCATGGTTTTAGGTACACCTAAAATAGCTAATAGTTCATCATCCCATTCTAGTTCAAAAATATTGAACATAAGGGTACGGGAAGCATTTGAATAATCCGTAACATGCGCTCGTCCTCCGGAAAGTTTCCAGATTAACCAAGTATCAATCGTACCAAATAGTAATTTTCCATCATTCGCTTTTTCGCTGGCATTCTTAACATTGTCAAGAATCCATTTTACCTTTGTACCTGAAAAATAGGCGTCAATTAGCAAACCAGTCTTTTCACGGAACAATTGATCGTAGCCTTTTCCTTTAAGTTCCTCACAAATTTCACTGGTCTGCCTTGACTGCCAAACAATCGCATTATAAATCGGTTCACCTGTTTCTTTATCCCAAACAACCGTGGTTTCCCGCTGGTTGGTAATCCCGATTCCAGCAATTTGATCTGCTTTTATTCCTGATTCAGATAATACTCCTGCAATAACCGAGAGGATAGAGCCCCAAATCTCATTAGGACTATGTTCCACCCATCCTGGTTGTGGAAAATACTGAGTAAATTCCTTTTGTGCTGTATGGACAATTTCTCCACTTTTATTAAAAAGTATGGCTCTAGAGCTTGTTGTTCCTTGGTCTAATGCCAAAATATATTGTTCCATTCCAACCCCTCCCCATGCTTTTTAATTGCTTAATGTTTTAACTTATTATGAATATCTTTCATTTGCTGCTTTAACTGATGGATTTCTTTCTTAAAAAAAGTTTGGTCTTTAACAGATGATTGTATTTCGCCATAACGTACTTTTTCGTACGTGGTCATAATCTCATTTCCTCCTACCAATCCAATTCTCTTCCACCACTCTTCAAGCGATTCAGACGAAAGACGGCCTAATTTTAATTTATGAGCGTATTTCTCTAGATTGTATATTTCTTTTCTAATAAATTCCTCTGGAGGTCTTCCTCTTCTTGGTACCCTTCTACTCAGGTTTGTGTTAAATAAAGTCTCAAATACCTCTACCCGTGGGTTCGAATGACTTTCTATTGCCTGGAGCTTTAGTCTTCTTTTATATATTAAATAAGCAATAAACAATACTACTCCGGCAAATAGCAAAACATATAAGATCTCTTCTGTAAAACCATAGGATTGATCTTTATATTTACCAGCTTCTAATTCCATATCGCTGCTAAGAAGTTCTGGAATATGTTCTTTGTGCCCAAAAAGACTGATTAAGAATTCAATAGCAAGCAAGAGTGGTTTAGCAATCAAATTACTAAAAAGAATGACCATTACATGTAAAATGCTAAAAAAAGCAATTTGGATATATTTTAGTGAAAAGGTTAGTACAAAACCTAAAATGGAGAATACGGCAAAGATTCTTAAAAAATATAGAGCAAATTTAGATTTATCTGTTTGAATTGAATACCATTTGCTATAATAGCTACCTAATACAACTAGGATTATTTGAGATATAAGCAGATATACCACTACGTCTTGAAATGGATAGCGACTCACCGCAGAATAGATGATGGCAACTAAACCCACCATAAAGGATAACAAAAGTACAACTGTTTCAGAACCTAAAAACACGTCATCATATAATGTAATTCCCCGCCAAAATATAAACAAACCAATAATTAATCCTAGAAAAAGAGAGTGGTCCACTTGGTGATAAATAAACAACAATAACGGAAAAATGGTTGCAATATAGATCCACTTTCCCTTTTCCCGTAACTTAACAAGAAGGATAGAAAAAAGTATCATACCACTTACAGAAGTAAGGAATAATAAGGTAATGGGTGGAAGTTCCTTTTTATTAATAAAGAATAAAAAAACAAATAGAAATCCTACATTACACTCCAATACAAATCGATAGGTTATGGAAGCGACACGTTTCATCATAGGCGTACCCTTCTATCATTTTGAATATCTAATTCGCACAAAATACCATGTTCTTGTTCAATTGAGAGCTCAAGCAACTTTGCTCCCCTTTGCCCTATTTTCGAGAGCATTCGATTTGCTTCTTCCGTCCTGATACCGGTATGGATAAAAAATGGTTGTGGTGCTAGATGCCTATTATAAAATGAAAGCATATATTCATAGGGGATGCTCGTATTTTGAATACTAATAGAAGCAAGTGTTTCTAATACCTTTTGCAATTGTTCTTTACCATCTCCTTTTGGAAGAAAGATAAATGGAGTACTTCCTGCTGTGCGTGCATTAATACATAATGAATATGGAATCTGTTTGTTAAAGGCATAATAAGCAATCTCAGTTATTCCACTGATTAACTTCTCGATGTCACCTGTAATGGAATGACCATTTGATACATTTAATGCAATGGCCCACCCTTTTTCAGAAATCTTCTCAAAGACTTTTGTTTGCAGTGTTTGCTTTTTTGCACTCGCTTTCCAATGTATTCGATTAAAGCTGTCTGAAGGTACGTAATCCCTTGTACCAAGTGGGCCAAGACGATCTTCAAAAACTGAATACGGCACTGCGTTTACACCTTGAAGAATAGATAATTTCTCCATTAAACCTTTTACAGGAATAGGCTGAGGATAGACCACCGCTTGCTGTCTAAGAAAAACTTTTGACTCCAAAATAATCTCACCAAAACCTAAAAGACTAGGTACGTGAAATTCAAGTTTTCGAATTTTAGCAATCCCCCTTCTACTCGCTTCAAAAGGAATGACTACCTGCTTTGTTTGGTTTGTAAAAATAGTAAAAGGCAGTGAAATATCATACATAGAGAGACTTGTTTCAATTCGTTCGCCCTTTGGAACAACAAAGGAATCAAAGTAAATTCTCAGTTCGCCTTTTAAGATAGGAAGTCCTTCATTCCTAAAAACAAATGACCAATGTCCTTTATCTTCGACAAAAAAATGGTTTTTTTCATAAATATTATCTAATCGAAGCTCTTCACCTGCTTTTTTTAGATAATAATGGTTTGCGACCACAATGACTAGAAAGAAGATTGCCAAGAAAAGGACTAATTTTGAATCCATATACAAACTCACAAAGATAAGGAGGATAGCAAACACACTAATACCCGGAATCTTTCGATCTTCTACCGAATATTTGCTCCAAGTCATTCATTTGTCCCCACTTCTACTGGGACAGGTACCGAGTGCATGATTTCTTCAATAATCGATTCTGGCGTTTTTGTAAGTGAACTTTCAATTGATAAAAAGATTCGATGCCCTAAGACATAGGGTGCTACCGCCTTTACATCATCAGGAGTAACATATGTACGACCGCTTAAAAGCGCCTTTCCTTGCGATGCCTTCATCAATGCTAAAGTTCCTCGCGGACTTACGCCTAATTCAATACTATTGTGTTCTCTTGTTTTTCTGACAACAGATAACAGATAATCTTCCATCTCATCTGACAGGTGAATATCGTTGATGGCAGACTTTAATTGCTCTATTTCTTGTATTGTAAAGACTTGAGCAATGGTACTCATTTTTTTATCCCCACGATGAATTTGGATGATTCTCTTTTCATCTTCATAAACCGGGTAATCGACATTAATTTTTATAAAAAATCTGTCCATCTGTGCAACTGGCAATGAAAAAGTTCCTTGTTGCGATTCAACAGGGTTTTGTGTGGCTATTACCATAAAAGGTTCCTTTAACTGTACAGTTTCTCCGTCAATGGTTACTTGTCTTTCTTCCATTACTTCTAATAAGCTTGACTGTGTTCTCGGAGTGGCCCTGTTAATTTCATCAGCTAACACGATGTTTGCCATAATTGGGCCTGGTCTTAACTCAAACTCTTGTCGCTTTGGATTAAAAAATTGTATTCCTGTTACATCACTCGGGAGTACATCTGGAGTAAATTGAATGCGCGAAAATTCTCCTCCAATTGCAGTTGCAAAGCTTTTGGCAAGCATAGTTTTCCCCGTCCCAGGTACACTTTCAAGTAAGATATGACCATTAAACAACAAAGAAATGGCCATTAACTCAATTTCTGTATCTTTCCCTACCATCACTTTACTTATTTCCTGCTTTAATTCCGTTAATTTCTCTGTAAAGAACACTCTCTCATCCCCTTTGACGCCTAAAAAATTTTATCATCTTATTCATTTTATCAAATTTTAAAATTTTTCCAAATATAAACAAAACCGCTTGGTTAAAGCGGCTTGTCTCGTTAGCTTCTTGGTTCCTTTAGATATTGATAGAGGACATCTCCACCTCGTTGTCCGATTCCACGAAAATGTTTGAAATCCTCTCTTTTCACTAAAACTTGACGGAATGCCATAAAATCTTCATTTTTCACGTAATACTCCGATAGCTCACCCGTCATTAATCGATTTAATATGTCAGTCACGAATTCTTCCTTCATTTAAAAAACACCACCTTTTCCTAAATTATTTTACCGTATACACCTTTCAAAAAGTCAAATTCCACTTTCTCTTATTCTACTTTTGGTAGCGTTTTCTATTCTTTTTACTATTTTCTTCACATATATTTAAATAATCAGTAAGAATTAACCAAATTGTCAAATAAAAGGCTTTACGAATTCCGAAAAGTAGTGCAAACTGGTATTTAACTGGTTTTATTATAGTTTTGTAGTAAAGGAGAGAGACTAAATGAAAAAAGCAGAAGTTGGGAATATCATAGAATTCCGTGGTGGCTTGCAAGGGATCGTTGAGAAGGTAAATGAAAATTCTGTAATAGTCGACCTAACATATATGGATAATTATCGTGATTTAGAATTAGATCAACGTACAGTTGTCAACCATAAAAACTATAAGGTTGTAAAAGAAAGCGCTTATTAATGGTAATAATTCGTAAGAAAAGGCAGTTTTATACTGCCTTTTCTTTTTTTGCCCCTCAACTCTATTCTTTTCCCTTCCCTGCTTCACTCGCTAAATTTTTAAATGACTTTACTTTCCCATGAGGATTTTGATCCTGCTTTCTAACTGTCCATTCACGTTCTTGTTCGCTCTTTGATTTACTCATACCTTTCACTCCTTTCTATGTTATTTTTTCTTTTTTTTAATTTCTTATCAGTCATTTTTGTGAATTGATGGATGTAAACATTTCCTTTGAAATACATATTTGCTACAATAATTTTTATTGATTCTTAAAGGAGATGCCAAAAATGAAAATACACAACCTAGACATACGACTGATTGTCGGGTTCATCATTGCCCACATCCTTATCAACTTTTCATTTCATGATAAAACCATTTTTTGGTATATATTTTCCGGTTCGTTACTCATATTAATTGCCTTCTCTACTCTTCAAGGTGATGTTGACGATGAAATCCCATTTATCCAGTATTTCTTTCTTGGGGCAATAAGCGGATTCTTACTCTATTTTGTTTTCTGGCTAGGCATTCATGCGATGGAGTGGCTCCATCTTCCATTTGAAAGCAGCTTAAAAAAATTGTACAAGTGGTATGCACCTTCGTTATTTTGGCAGTATATTGCCTTAGTATTGGTTGCAGCACCGGGAGAGGAACTTTTCTGGCGGGGATTTATACAAAAGAAATTAATGAAGTATTTTAATCCAGTGTTCAGTGTTTTATTGGCAGCCGTACTTTACGCTTCTGTACACATTTATTCAGGCTCGTTTCTATTAGTATTGGCTGCGTTTATATCAGGACTCGCATGGGGGCTTTTATATTATTGGAAGAAAAGCATGCCACTTGTTATTGTTTCACACCTCATCTTTGATTTTATGATTTTTATTGTATTACCGCTTGGATAAAACGTAGATATTAATCAAGAGGCTGACTTCGAAGTCAGCCTCTTTAACTTTTCTCATAGGGTGTAAATGGTTTCATCCAAAGTAAAATAAAGAAAGTCAAACAAATATAACCAAACAAAGGATATAAATAGGATAAAAGGGTACCATAGTTCACCAAACTTATTAGGTAGGAAACAACAAAAATGGACGTAACTGATATTATGGTTGGGATAGCCATATATTGTTTCAACTGACGGTCAAGCCCGAATACATTACCAATGACAGATGTGAAAATCTCACCGTATATCACTATGACAAACACCCCGTGGAGAAAAGGCGCCAAATTTTTCATAATAATGGCCATTGGAATTTCATATTGTTCAAGGTTTGGGAGCATAATTAAGGTTGAATGACTTGCAATTAAGATGAGAGTTAACGCTAATCCCCCGAGAATCCCCCCCCATTTAATCGTCCAATCGTCTTTAATTTCCGATGCAATTGGGACAAGAACTGCCTGTGCTAAGCCAAGGTTTAATGCGGTGTAAGAAAATGGAGCGATGACACTTTTCCAGCCATCATCCGCATGTGGTATATAGAGTAATTGCCCCAAAAAATTAGGCATCTGAATAGAAAAAAACATCAATATTAGACTAAAACAGATCATTAGTGGTACCACAAAGCCATTAACAGCAAAAAGTCCCTTTGTACCTATTAACATTACAATGATCGATAATGCAATCGTGAGAAAAACACCGAAGTTTTTAGAAAGGCCAAGTTGCTCATCAAAAACGGCACCTGCACCTGCAAGCATTACTGCGCTAACTCCTAAAAGCATAAAGAGCATGAATATGTTGATCACCCTGCCCGGCCATTTACCAAACAGGTATTCATTAAACTCCTGATAAGATTTAGCATTAATTTGGGCAGCAATTCTCATAAGCTTAGACCCTAATGCAATAAAGAGATATCCGCTCATTAATATACTAATTAAGCCAAAGAATCCAAACCGTGAAAAAAACTCCACAATTTCTTTTCCTGTGGCGAATCCTGCCCCTATTACAGTTCCTACATAGACTGCCGCAATTTGAAAGGCTGCTGTCCAATTCTTCTTCACATCATCTCCCCCTTAACACCAATATATGAATAAAGGGACAAACAAAGACGAGCTTTTTTCCGAATTGGTAACCATTTCTATAAACAAATCACTTGAAAGTCAAAATAGGTCAGAGTATACTATGGTCATAAAGTCAAAGATAGTCAAAGTCAAACTTTGATTTTAATAAATTTCATTCCTTTAAGGAGGTTATTTGCTTATGCTTTGTCAAAAATGTAATGCAAACCATGCAAATGTACAGTTAAATATGAATATCAATGGCCAACGTAAGGAAATAAAACTCTGTCACGAATGCTATGTAAAAGAAAAGAATGCATTAGGGGCTAATTTTAGTTCACCTATGAACTCATTCTCAAGCTTCCCTTTTGAAAATCTATTTATGCATAATCACTCTGCACAAGATCAAAATGACGCAGAATCATACACTACACATCAAAAAGCATCAAATGGTGGATTTATTGATCAATTTGGACGCAATTTAAACACTATGGCCAAAGCCGGTTTGATCGACCCCGTCATTGGACGTGATGAAGAAGTCAAACGTGTCATTGAAATTTTAAACAGAAGAAACAAAAATAATCCCGTGTTAATTGGTGAACCTGGTGTCGGGAAGACTGCCATCGCAGAAGGCCTCGCCTTAAAAATTACTGAAGGGGACGTACCAAGTAAATTACGGAACAAAGAAGTTTATTTATTAGATGTTGCCTCATTAGTTTCAAATACAGGAATTCGTGGACAATTCGAGGAACGAACGAAGAAACTGATTTCTGAATTACAGGAACGTAAAAATATTATTCTCTTTATCGATGAAATTCATCTTTTAGTGGGTGCCGGTTCTGCTGAAGGCTCAATGGATGCAGGAAATATTTTGAAACCTGCTCTAGCACGAGGTGAATTACAGGTAGTTGGCGCAACAACGTTAAAGGAATATCGTCAAATTGAAAAGGATTCCGCATTAGAACGACGCTTCCAACCGGTGCATGTTCTTGAACCAACGCCGGAGGCAGCAGTTAACATCTTAAAAGGAATCCAAAAGAAGTACGAAGATTATCATGAAGTAACTTATTCTGATGAAGCGATTCAAGCATGTGTCCAATTGTCACACCGCTATATTCAAGATCGTTTCTTACCAGATAAGGCGATCGATTTACTTGACGAAGCTGGCTCAAAATTAAACTTAACTTCTGATTATAAGGGTACCGAACAAATTGAAGCACGATTAAAGGAAATTGCTTCTGCGAAAGAAGAAGCACTAAAAAAAGAACAATACGAAGTAGCTGCAAAACTACGTGATGAAGAAGTGCAGCTTGAACAATCATTAAATCAGGATACAAGCTCTGAAAGACTAATTGTTCAAGTTTCACATATTCAAGAAATTATTGAACAAAAAACAGGGATTCCTGTTGGTAAACTACAACAGGATGAACAGCTAAAGATGAAGGATTTAGAAACGAACCTAAACAATAAAGTCATTGGTCAAGAAAAGGCTGTAAAGAAGGTGGCAAAAGCGATTAGAAGAAGTCGTGCAGGCTTAAAGTCAAAAAATCGTCCAATTGGCTCCTTCCTATTCGTTGGTCCTACTGGTGTCGGGAAAACAGAACTTTCAAAAACACTTGCTGAAGATCTGTTCGGTACAAAAGATGCCATGATTCGTCTGGATATGAGTGAATACATGGAGAAACACAGTGTTTCAAAATTAATTGGTTCTCCTCCTGGTTATGTTGGCCATGATGAGGCAGGACAACTTACCGAAAAAGTACGCAGAAATCCTTATAGTATTATTTTGTTAGATGAAATTGAAAAGGCTCATCCTGATGTCCAACACATGTTCTTACAGATTCTTGAAGATGGGCGCCTTACAGACAGCCAAGGAAGAATTGTAAGCTTTAAGGATACAGTCATCATTATGACAAGTAATGCGGGAGTTGGTCATAAATCAATCCACGTTGGTTTTAGTACGAATGAAGCAGTTGAAGAGGCCAATATTCTTGACTCATTGGGCAGCTTCTTTAAACCAGAATTCCTAAACCGCTTTGATAGCATCATTGAATTCAACGCACTAGATAAAGAAAATATCTTATATATAGTTGATTTAATGATTAATGAATTAAAAGAAACCTTAGCCGAACAAAATATTGAATTAACTATTACAACGGAAGCAAAAGAGAAATTAGCTGAGCTTGGATATCATCCTGCTTTCGGTGCACGCCCACTCCGCAGAGTTATTCAAGAAAAACTCGAAGATACCATTGCTGATTTTATCCTGGAGCAACCTGATACCCATAAATTAACAGCGATTTTAGAAGATGGACAACTAAAAGTCGTTTCTCAAGCTGGTTTAGTCCAATAAATGAAAGAGGTTGACTCAGTCAACCTCTTCTTTACTATTATAGATTTTTATCGTCAACCGAA
The window above is part of the Bacillus sp. SORGH_AS_0510 genome. Proteins encoded here:
- a CDS encoding FMN-dependent NADH-azoreductase gives rise to the protein MAQVLYITAHPHDESQSYSMAVGKAFIDSYKENNPNDEVVHVDLYSENIPHIDADVFSGWGKLRSGQAFDELSAEEKAKVSRLNELSDQFIAADKYVFVTPLWNFSFPPVMKAYLDSVAVAGKTFKYTEQGPIGLLSGKKALHIQARGGVYSEGPAAQMEMGHRYITIMMSFFGINEVEGLFVEGHNAMPNKAQEIKENAIARAKDLGHTF
- the ptsP gene encoding phosphoenolpyruvate--protein phosphotransferase codes for the protein MTFLHGIAASNGIAIAKAYRLVEPDLSFEKVTVDDSTAEVERFRQAMAQSKSELEAIRDRAKVDLGADKAAIFEAHLLVLSDPELNSPIEDKIKSENVNAEVALKETADMFIMMFEQMDNEYMKERAADIRDVTKRVLSHLLGVQVVNPSMIAEEVIIVAEDLTPSDTAQLNRQFVKGFTTNIGGRTSHSAIMARSMEIPAVVGTKTATEGINNGDLVIVDGLKGEVHINPTPELVEQYRKVYEEYEVQKAEWAKLVNEPTVSADDHHVELAANIGTPNDLKGVVENGGEGVGLYRTEFLYMGRDQLPTEEEQFEAYKAVLEGMGGKPVVVRTLDIGGDKELPYLELPKELNPFLGFRAIRLCLEEQDIFRTQLRALLRASSYGNLKIMFPMIATLDEFRAAKAILEEEKQKLLAENQTVADHIELGIMVEIPSTAVLADQFAKEVDFFSIGTNDLIQYTMAADRMNQRVSYLYQPYSPSILRLVKMVIDAAHAEGKWAGMCGEMAGDETAIPVLLGLGLDEFSMSATSILKARSLIRNLKKSDMEKLAQEVLNMQTTDQVIEAVNAAIK
- a CDS encoding phosphocarrier protein HPr, which produces MAEKQFKVIAETGIHARPATLLVQTASRFDSEITLEYKGKKVNLKSIMGVMSLGVGQGADIVISAEGNDADDALNSLAETLKKEGLAE
- the glpK gene encoding glycerol kinase GlpK, whose product is MEQYILALDQGTTSSRAILFNKSGEIVHTAQKEFTQYFPQPGWVEHSPNEIWGSILSVIAGVLSESGIKADQIAGIGITNQRETTVVWDKETGEPIYNAIVWQSRQTSEICEELKGKGYDQLFREKTGLLIDAYFSGTKVKWILDNVKNASEKANDGKLLFGTIDTWLIWKLSGGRAHVTDYSNASRTLMFNIFELEWDDELLAILGVPKTMLPEVRPSSEVYANTVDYHFFGKEIPIAGVAGDQQAALFGQACFEKGMAKNTYGTGCFMLMNTGEKAVQSEHGLLTTIAWGLNGKVQYALEGSIFVAGSAIQWLRDGLRILKNAKDSEDYAGKVDSTAGVYVVPAFVGLGTPYWDSDVRGAVFGLTRGTSKEHFVRATLESLAYQTKDVLSAMEADSGIELKTLRVDGGAVKNNFLMSFQGDILNVPVERPIINETTALGAAYLAGLAVGFWKDQEEIAKQWAIERQFNPKMTDEKRNSLYEGWKKAVNAAIAFK
- a CDS encoding DUF58 domain-containing protein, encoding MTWSKYSVEDRKIPGISVFAILLIFVSLYMDSKLVLFLAIFFLVIVVANHYYLKKAGEELRLDNIYEKNHFFVEDKGHWSFVFRNEGLPILKGELRIYFDSFVVPKGERIETSLSMYDISLPFTIFTNQTKQVVIPFEASRRGIAKIRKLEFHVPSLLGFGEIILESKVFLRQQAVVYPQPIPVKGLMEKLSILQGVNAVPYSVFEDRLGPLGTRDYVPSDSFNRIHWKASAKKQTLQTKVFEKISEKGWAIALNVSNGHSITGDIEKLISGITEIAYYAFNKQIPYSLCINARTAGSTPFIFLPKGDGKEQLQKVLETLASISIQNTSIPYEYMLSFYNRHLAPQPFFIHTGIRTEEANRMLSKIGQRGAKLLELSIEQEHGILCELDIQNDRRVRL
- a CDS encoding AAA family ATPase, coding for MVGKDTEIELMAISLLFNGHILLESVPGTGKTMLAKSFATAIGGEFSRIQFTPDVLPSDVTGIQFFNPKRQEFELRPGPIMANIVLADEINRATPRTQSSLLEVMEERQVTIDGETVQLKEPFMVIATQNPVESQQGTFSLPVAQMDRFFIKINVDYPVYEDEKRIIQIHRGDKKMSTIAQVFTIQEIEQLKSAINDIHLSDEMEDYLLSVVRKTREHNSIELGVSPRGTLALMKASQGKALLSGRTYVTPDDVKAVAPYVLGHRIFLSIESSLTKTPESIIEEIMHSVPVPVEVGTNE